One stretch of Carcharodon carcharias isolate sCarCar2 chromosome 20, sCarCar2.pri, whole genome shotgun sequence DNA includes these proteins:
- the timm9 gene encoding mitochondrial import inner membrane translocase subunit Tim9: MAQISETDQIKQFKEFLGTYNKLTEHCFMDCVKDFTTREVRTEEVTCSEHCLQKYLKMTQRISMRFQEYHIQQNEALAAKAGLISQPRI, translated from the exons ATGGCACAAATATCAGAAACAGACCAAATAAAACAG TTTAAAGAATTTCTGGGCACATACAACAAACTGACTGAGCACTGCTTTATGGACTGTGTAAAGGACTTCACAACTAGGGAAGTGAGAACAGAAGAG GTAACCTGTTCAGAACATTGTCTACAGAAATATTTGAAGATGACCCAAAGAATATCAATGCGTTTTCAGGAATATCATATTCAACAAAATGAAGCTTTAGCAGCCAAAGCAGGACTGATTAGCCAACCTCGGATATAA